One part of the Micrococcales bacterium genome encodes these proteins:
- a CDS encoding response regulator transcription factor translates to MTIEVLIVDDDTLVRAGLRMMIETQDDLHVIGEAANGEDAVSLARDLSPDIVLMDIRMPGTDGLEATGRITSASDDVRVIILTTFELDDYVYEAVRAGASGFLLKRTRPEDLLAGIRIVASGDALLSPSVTRRLMHEFARTTTHSGVPTDVTSDGLDRLTDREREVLILIGQGLANREIAQRLYLGESTVKTHVKRILMKLGVRDRVHAVVYTYETGLLEPGRRQF, encoded by the coding sequence ATGACGATCGAGGTGCTCATCGTCGATGACGACACGCTCGTGCGAGCCGGCCTACGGATGATGATCGAGACGCAGGACGATCTGCATGTCATCGGCGAGGCAGCCAACGGGGAGGATGCGGTGAGTCTTGCCCGGGATTTGTCACCGGACATCGTGCTCATGGACATCCGCATGCCCGGCACGGACGGCCTCGAGGCGACCGGCCGGATCACCAGCGCGTCGGATGACGTCCGCGTCATCATCCTGACCACGTTCGAACTCGATGACTACGTATACGAGGCGGTGCGGGCCGGGGCCAGTGGCTTCCTGCTGAAGCGCACCCGCCCCGAGGATCTCCTGGCCGGCATCCGCATCGTGGCCTCCGGCGACGCGCTGCTGTCACCTTCCGTGACGCGGCGGCTCATGCACGAGTTCGCCCGCACGACCACGCACTCCGGCGTCCCCACCGACGTCACCAGCGATGGACTCGACCGGCTCACCGACCGGGAGCGGGAGGTGCTGATCCTCATCGGCCAGGGCCTGGCCAACCGGGAGATCGCCCAACGGTTGTACCTCGGCGAGAGCACAGTGAAGACCCACGTCAAGCGGATACTGATGAAACTCGGTGTAAGGGACAGGGTGCATGCGGTGGTCTACACCTACGAGACCGGCCTCCTCGAACCTGGTCGGCGCCAGTTCTGA
- a CDS encoding winged helix-turn-helix domain-containing protein — MRVRVLGGTGVIGPDGPTDLGPRKRRSVLAALALTPGRMVPADHLAELVWGGDPPPGAHGTLHAYISTLRRALEPDLAPRAHPTVLLTTDDGYLLDLPRHDVDAAHFTDEIRARHRQLAPLASQLTSGADPSWPSRTEVVDHVEALESLLSMWAGVAFADLPDHPDVLAERAALEETRVLAEEDRALALLALGEHQVVIVHSEQMISQETLRERAWAIHALALTRPAGRRTRSPPARCAWVAERGTRARSGTRTARTRGEHSATGPGSHVMVGPGNAASGPRFARSIDALDLGSGGAPSGTPAPRWSADNG; from the coding sequence GTGCGAGTACGCGTTCTGGGTGGGACCGGCGTGATCGGGCCCGACGGCCCCACGGACCTCGGCCCCCGCAAACGCCGCAGCGTGCTGGCCGCTCTGGCGCTGACCCCGGGGCGGATGGTTCCGGCCGACCACCTCGCGGAACTCGTCTGGGGCGGCGACCCGCCACCCGGGGCGCACGGCACGCTGCACGCCTACATCTCGACCCTTCGGCGCGCCCTCGAGCCAGACCTCGCTCCGCGGGCGCACCCGACCGTCCTTCTCACCACCGACGACGGCTATCTGCTGGACCTCCCCCGCCACGATGTGGACGCCGCGCACTTCACCGACGAGATCCGGGCACGACATCGCCAACTGGCACCGCTGGCTAGCCAGCTGACCTCGGGCGCAGACCCCTCCTGGCCCTCCCGCACAGAGGTGGTAGATCACGTGGAGGCGCTGGAGTCGTTGTTGTCGATGTGGGCGGGCGTGGCTTTCGCCGACCTGCCGGATCACCCCGATGTTCTCGCTGAGCGCGCGGCTCTCGAGGAGACGCGGGTGTTGGCTGAGGAGGACCGGGCGCTGGCGCTGCTCGCCCTCGGGGAGCATCAGGTGGTCATCGTCCACAGCGAGCAGATGATCTCGCAGGAGACGCTGCGAGAGCGCGCGTGGGCCATCCACGCCCTGGCACTGACCCGGCCGGCCGGCAGGCGGACGCGCTCGCCTCCTGCGCGATGTGCGTGGGTTGCTGAACGAGGCACTCGGGCTCGATCCGGGACCCGAACTGCGCGAACTCGAGGCGAGCATTCTGCGACAGGACCCGGCTCTCACGTCATGGTTGGCCCCGGCAACGCCGCCAGCGGCCCCAGGTTCGCCCGGTCGATCGACGCGCTGGACCTGGGATCTGGTGGGGCGCCGTCAGGAACTCCAGCTCCTCGATGGTCTGCTGACAACGGCTGA
- a CDS encoding AAA family ATPase, giving the protein MGRRQELQLLDGLLTTADGGSPAAAIVVADPGMGKTRLVEWTVQRAVERGFLTAVGRCSQDDGAPPLWPWHAVLDSLDSGAFELDSGGQTEESRAFELQDALARTVLQKATDGPVLVVLEDLHWADTASLRALAHLVANTAGERLMILTTRRRWPQPAGVLADLGVTLARHAAEHIELSGLDPGEARSLLETVAAGISPDHVDAWYERTGGNPFFLIELARLSDPSQEVPASVQQVVARRLEQLPEATRELLLVSAALGREHSLLTLALATGQAPQDIDEDLDAARQTGIIRDDGDGRLAFEHALTRDAVVRSYSRSRVARVHARIAHALESADAGGPDDRTFELAHHWLAAGPVHADRAWRAAGTAAQQARRSFAHTEAIDLLVAAITAHRLDPRATTAERYDLLVDLATVASLAARWDLVLTSAREAVAIARASDDPERVARAAAELTRSSVWTSQEYETVDEDLVDDLRAALARSGGQDSATRCTLMLALSCQLYYAPGTHAEIDALVDEGMAMARRLDDPALLQWAARTASLAIWRSDRLDERQMLAAEEVTAARRHGDELGAAIGLVTMATNAIELGERAAYEEYSRRAAAIARRRRLYFAEFVLDFMDLNLAAMRGDADDVAGLSGRMREIHSGATLLASEFVEFGINYSVGLWDPDVADGLAGLVGPLLEGPSAKFALDAAFQILARSHHAEELGSLLDRHRLPPVQHDWGTVHTAAARAEIAHELDDPVLAAQAAQWLRRYSGRIALSGSSVVLGPADGYLAMAEATVGNGAAATTAADRALTLASAWGLTRYTDWLLGQRQRAGF; this is encoded by the coding sequence GTGGGGCGCCGTCAGGAACTCCAGCTCCTCGATGGTCTGCTGACAACGGCTGACGGCGGATCGCCCGCCGCGGCGATCGTGGTGGCGGATCCCGGCATGGGCAAGACCCGTCTCGTCGAGTGGACCGTCCAGCGAGCCGTTGAGCGTGGGTTCCTGACAGCCGTGGGGCGGTGTTCGCAGGACGACGGCGCTCCACCGCTGTGGCCGTGGCATGCCGTATTGGACTCCCTCGACTCCGGCGCGTTCGAACTGGACAGCGGCGGGCAGACCGAGGAGTCGAGGGCATTCGAACTGCAGGACGCACTGGCTCGCACGGTCCTGCAGAAGGCGACCGACGGCCCGGTGCTCGTCGTCCTGGAGGACCTGCACTGGGCCGACACCGCCTCCCTGCGTGCCCTCGCCCATCTCGTCGCGAACACCGCCGGGGAACGGCTCATGATCCTCACGACCAGGCGACGCTGGCCGCAGCCCGCCGGAGTGCTGGCCGATCTCGGCGTCACCCTCGCCCGCCACGCAGCAGAGCACATCGAACTGTCCGGCCTGGACCCAGGTGAGGCGCGGTCGCTGCTCGAGACCGTGGCAGCGGGCATCTCGCCGGATCACGTCGACGCGTGGTACGAGCGCACCGGTGGCAATCCCTTCTTCCTCATCGAACTGGCGCGGCTCTCCGACCCCAGCCAAGAGGTCCCGGCATCGGTGCAACAAGTTGTGGCACGCAGACTCGAACAGCTCCCGGAGGCGACCCGCGAACTACTGCTGGTGTCCGCCGCCTTGGGCCGAGAACACTCCCTGCTGACATTGGCGCTGGCCACCGGGCAGGCGCCACAGGACATCGACGAAGACCTCGACGCCGCTCGCCAGACCGGCATCATCCGCGACGACGGGGACGGCAGGCTCGCCTTCGAGCATGCTCTGACCCGGGACGCGGTAGTGCGCTCCTACTCCCGCTCGCGTGTGGCCCGGGTCCACGCCCGGATCGCTCACGCCCTGGAATCGGCCGATGCGGGCGGGCCCGATGACCGCACGTTCGAGCTGGCCCACCACTGGCTGGCAGCCGGACCGGTCCACGCCGATCGGGCGTGGCGGGCTGCGGGTACCGCGGCACAGCAGGCCCGCCGCTCCTTCGCACACACCGAGGCGATCGACCTGCTGGTGGCCGCCATCACGGCTCACCGCCTCGATCCGCGGGCGACCACCGCCGAGCGATACGACCTCCTGGTCGACCTGGCGACGGTCGCCTCCCTGGCGGCGCGATGGGACCTTGTCCTCACCAGCGCCCGCGAGGCCGTTGCGATCGCCCGGGCATCTGACGACCCCGAGCGCGTCGCCCGGGCTGCTGCTGAGCTGACCCGCAGCAGCGTATGGACCTCCCAGGAGTACGAGACGGTCGATGAGGACCTCGTCGACGACCTGCGCGCAGCTCTGGCCCGGTCAGGCGGGCAGGACAGTGCCACGCGCTGCACCCTGATGCTGGCACTGTCCTGCCAGTTGTACTACGCGCCGGGCACCCACGCGGAGATCGACGCCCTCGTCGATGAGGGCATGGCGATGGCCCGGCGGCTCGACGATCCGGCCCTGCTCCAGTGGGCGGCCCGCACAGCGTCACTGGCGATCTGGCGATCGGACCGCTTGGACGAGCGCCAGATGCTCGCCGCCGAAGAAGTCACTGCCGCCCGCCGCCACGGCGACGAGCTCGGGGCGGCGATCGGGCTCGTGACGATGGCCACCAACGCCATCGAACTGGGCGAGCGCGCGGCCTACGAGGAGTACTCCCGCCGTGCGGCCGCCATCGCCCGGCGACGCCGGCTGTACTTCGCGGAGTTCGTGCTCGACTTCATGGACCTGAACCTCGCAGCGATGCGGGGTGACGCTGACGACGTCGCCGGCCTGTCGGGCCGGATGCGCGAGATTCACAGCGGCGCCACGCTGCTGGCCAGCGAGTTCGTCGAATTCGGCATCAACTACTCCGTCGGCCTCTGGGATCCGGATGTCGCCGACGGACTCGCCGGACTGGTGGGGCCCCTGCTGGAGGGCCCGTCGGCCAAATTCGCCCTCGACGCGGCTTTCCAGATCCTCGCCCGTTCCCACCACGCCGAGGAACTGGGCTCGCTGCTGGACCGCCACCGACTGCCACCCGTGCAGCACGATTGGGGAACTGTGCACACCGCCGCCGCACGCGCGGAGATCGCGCACGAACTCGACGACCCAGTTCTGGCCGCACAGGCTGCCCAGTGGCTGCGCCGCTACTCCGGACGGATCGCGCTGTCCGGGAGTTCGGTCGTACTCGGCCCTGCCGACGGCTACCTGGCAATGGCCGAGGCCACAGTCGGCAACGGCGCCGCGGCGACCACTGCCGCCGACCGTGCGCTCACGCTCGCGTCGGCCTGGGGTCTCACGCGTTACACGGACTGGCTGCTGGGGCAGCGCCAGCGTGCCGGCTTCTGA
- a CDS encoding hemerythrin domain-containing protein, whose product MSQQVQQGSKPQLNLPGQSSVAEGPRDHSGMYIMHYAFRRDLANFTSAVQGTPLGDRDVWEAMAARWLRFVGVLHHHHSAEDTYYWPVLREAAAQRGTGADAQILVAMEDEHAGIDPSLAACTAAFDAVVDHPCEDHRNALAVRLAALREMLAEHLRHEETEALALVQRVVTACPPRCPGSSSPRRGRCTRCCTGSRPAGSRGASTSPSVTATPPHSERGMAQKPARWRCPSSQSV is encoded by the coding sequence ATGAGTCAGCAAGTGCAGCAGGGATCGAAACCGCAGTTGAACCTGCCTGGACAGTCAAGCGTGGCCGAGGGTCCGCGCGACCACTCGGGGATGTACATCATGCACTACGCCTTCCGGCGCGACCTGGCGAACTTCACGTCCGCGGTGCAAGGCACCCCGCTCGGCGACCGCGACGTCTGGGAGGCGATGGCGGCTCGCTGGCTGAGGTTCGTCGGCGTCCTGCACCACCACCACAGCGCCGAAGACACCTACTACTGGCCCGTCCTGCGGGAGGCTGCCGCGCAGCGTGGGACCGGCGCAGACGCGCAGATCCTGGTCGCGATGGAGGACGAACACGCCGGGATCGATCCCTCGCTGGCGGCCTGCACGGCCGCCTTCGACGCCGTCGTGGACCACCCCTGTGAGGACCACCGCAACGCGCTGGCGGTGCGACTGGCCGCGCTGCGGGAGATGCTCGCCGAGCACCTGCGACACGAGGAGACCGAGGCGCTCGCCCTCGTCCAGCGGGTCGTCACCGCATGCCCCCCGAGATGTCCAGGGAGTTCTTCGCCGAGGCGGGGCCGGTGTACGCGCTGCTGCACCGGATCTCGGCCGGCAGGTTCGCGCGGCGCGAGCACATCGCCTTCCGTTACAGCGACACCCCCGCACTCTGAGCGGGGGATGGCTCAGAAGCCGGCACGCTGGCGCTGCCCCAGCAGCCAGTCCGTGTAA
- a CDS encoding glycosyltransferase family 2 protein: MDRAVGVVVLAIAAAAGVMLWLALALSSPDRRTPPAQGVLFETWRVLYDTQAPSLSVLLMAVAVALFFAAIVAAMERTIANRYRTSENSGETPLAPKVVMEQTYGVYHGPVTVTVLIPAHNEEDKIADTLRSLQEHDDPPDRIIVVADNCTDGTVELARATGVEVVATVNNTKKKAGALNQVLAGILPDLGENDTVMVMDADTVLDRGYLSAARARMTADRALMAVGGLFYGEDGAGLLGQFQRNEYTRYSREIKRRRGRVFVLTGTASMFRSRALKTIAESRGTLLPGHHGDVYDTEALTEDNELTIALKSLGALMISPDKCRVVTEVMPTWRALWHQRLRWQRGALENLGAYGVTPQTTRYWAQQLGIGYGVLALTAYLLLLVVMVVALDQWVWFPFWIGIGTVFAVERVVAVWRSTWQAKVVAAMLFPELFYAMFLNVVYVKGVYDIMTAKTAQWGHVARDASGGVVVKADVDAARA, encoded by the coding sequence ATGGACCGGGCGGTTGGCGTGGTCGTTCTTGCGATCGCTGCGGCCGCGGGGGTCATGCTGTGGCTGGCACTGGCATTGTCCAGCCCCGATCGCCGGACGCCGCCGGCACAGGGCGTGCTGTTCGAGACTTGGCGTGTGCTCTACGACACCCAGGCGCCGTCGTTGAGTGTCTTGCTCATGGCCGTCGCGGTCGCGCTCTTCTTCGCAGCGATCGTCGCGGCCATGGAACGTACGATCGCCAACCGTTACCGGACGTCGGAGAACTCCGGTGAAACCCCTTTGGCGCCGAAAGTCGTCATGGAGCAGACCTACGGGGTCTATCACGGACCGGTCACCGTCACGGTGCTGATACCCGCGCACAACGAGGAGGACAAGATCGCCGACACCCTGCGTTCGCTGCAGGAGCACGACGATCCTCCGGACCGGATCATTGTGGTCGCGGACAACTGCACCGATGGGACCGTGGAACTGGCGCGGGCAACCGGCGTGGAAGTCGTCGCCACTGTGAACAACACGAAGAAGAAGGCCGGGGCGCTCAACCAGGTGCTTGCCGGGATCCTGCCCGATCTCGGTGAGAACGACACGGTGATGGTCATGGATGCCGACACTGTGCTGGACCGCGGCTATCTGAGTGCCGCGCGGGCCCGGATGACCGCGGACCGTGCGTTGATGGCGGTCGGTGGCCTCTTCTACGGCGAGGACGGCGCGGGCTTGTTGGGTCAGTTCCAGCGCAATGAGTACACCCGCTACAGCCGCGAGATCAAACGTCGTCGTGGCAGGGTCTTCGTGCTCACGGGGACCGCCTCGATGTTCCGGTCACGGGCGCTGAAGACGATCGCGGAAAGTAGGGGGACCCTGCTGCCGGGCCATCACGGCGACGTGTACGACACCGAGGCGCTCACCGAGGACAACGAATTGACGATCGCCCTGAAGTCCCTGGGGGCGTTGATGATCTCCCCGGACAAGTGCCGCGTGGTGACCGAGGTCATGCCGACGTGGCGGGCGCTGTGGCACCAGCGGTTGCGCTGGCAGCGCGGGGCCCTGGAGAACCTGGGTGCCTATGGGGTGACACCGCAGACCACCCGCTACTGGGCGCAGCAGTTGGGCATCGGCTACGGCGTACTGGCGCTGACCGCCTACCTGTTGTTGCTGGTCGTCATGGTCGTGGCCCTGGATCAGTGGGTGTGGTTCCCCTTCTGGATCGGGATCGGCACCGTGTTCGCCGTCGAGCGTGTGGTCGCCGTCTGGCGTTCGACCTGGCAGGCCAAAGTGGTGGCGGCGATGCTGTTCCCCGAGTTGTTCTACGCGATGTTCCTCAACGTGGTGTACGTGAAGGGGGTCTACGACATCATGACCGCGAAGACGGCCCAGTGGGGTCATGTGGCGCGGGACGCCAGTGGTGGGGTCGTGGTGAAGGCGGATGTCGATGCTGCGCGCGCATGA
- a CDS encoding SWIM zinc finger family protein produces MRRRGGWFEAAPRLAVEGGVTVAKPGNVTRPEAQDLVDAALMETNPSILARGRTYARKGQVIDVQCEPGSFTARIQGSDRRPYLVHLQAVTISGSDRVVAECTCPYTCDYDWCKHAAALAYVAAFLLDNDEGMRTRWAGVEAGEVPLVDPLESEELVALRATPPLVDPQELLSRAESVVPYPHR; encoded by the coding sequence ATGAGGCGCCGCGGCGGCTGGTTCGAAGCTGCGCCCCGGCTCGCGGTCGAGGGCGGTGTCACGGTGGCCAAGCCGGGCAACGTGACGCGACCCGAGGCCCAGGACCTCGTCGACGCCGCTTTGATGGAGACCAACCCCTCGATCCTCGCCAGGGGGCGCACCTACGCCCGCAAGGGCCAAGTCATCGACGTGCAGTGCGAGCCGGGCAGTTTCACCGCGCGCATCCAGGGCAGCGATCGCCGGCCCTACCTCGTGCACCTGCAGGCCGTGACCATCTCCGGGTCCGACCGGGTGGTTGCCGAATGCACATGTCCTTACACCTGCGACTACGACTGGTGCAAGCACGCCGCGGCGCTGGCCTACGTCGCCGCGTTCCTGCTGGACAACGACGAGGGGATGCGGACGCGGTGGGCCGGGGTCGAGGCCGGGGAGGTGCCGCTGGTGGATCCGCTCGAGTCCGAGGAACTGGTCGCGCTGCGGGCGACGCCGCCGCTGGTGGACCCGCAGGAATTGCTCAGCCGCGCGGAAAGTGTGGTCCCATATCCCCACCGCTGA
- a CDS encoding ankyrin repeat domain-containing protein, with protein sequence MSGGNWKELYLAARDGDLELVRYHVQMGVDVNYAHPEFMSTPLVASILSGQQQVAQYLLDNGADPDLLSEFDGVTPTEAAAQVGMALRRR encoded by the coding sequence ATGTCGGGTGGGAACTGGAAAGAGCTGTACCTCGCTGCCCGCGACGGCGACCTCGAACTGGTGAGATACCACGTGCAGATGGGGGTCGACGTGAACTACGCGCACCCCGAGTTCATGTCCACCCCCCTGGTGGCATCGATCTTGTCCGGTCAGCAGCAGGTCGCGCAGTACTTGTTGGACAACGGGGCCGACCCGGACCTGTTGTCGGAGTTCGACGGCGTCACACCCACCGAAGCCGCAGCCCAGGTCGGGATGGCCTTGCGACGGCGGTGA
- a CDS encoding GGDEF domain-containing protein translates to MDEAVADGPRPGAVPAMHRAIDTAVQRRWALGVWLIGVVCLLAMVMPAGTPAHVILLHASNATAVLVMLWAAVRMPPGARAVWWSLCVYVLLTASGDVVYDVYQYHWDMEPFPSAADGLYFASYLALITALVILVHRRQSGHNRETWIDTAVMTLAAACLVATVVVVPMLNDSGVYDLSTAMAVAYPLLDVVALSVMIRLLIDVERMNLALSLVAVAIALTLTADLVFQSLVAQGVVESAPSWVDVLYLASNLLIAAAATARGAAGIARRARSTHRTKARLIGLAVAALTAPSLLAYSVWSEVGSGARLLAVASIAVILLILWGSLILISMVEQQSALLSDLARRDGLTGLPNRRTWDFALGRAADRSAEQGIPLTVAMLDLDHFKAYNDRHGHPEGDNLLIACAPVWAACLAPPALLARYGGEEFAALMPGFQLDDARPVLDRLRAATPVGQTVSIGCAERAPDEPIVQTLQRADQALYTAKSSGRDRVVAHQPDRLEVEA, encoded by the coding sequence ATGGACGAGGCAGTCGCTGACGGTCCACGTCCCGGTGCCGTCCCGGCCATGCATCGCGCCATCGACACCGCAGTGCAGCGGCGCTGGGCGCTCGGCGTATGGCTGATCGGGGTCGTGTGCCTGCTGGCGATGGTCATGCCTGCCGGCACACCGGCACATGTGATCCTTCTTCATGCCTCCAACGCCACGGCCGTGCTCGTGATGCTGTGGGCCGCGGTCAGGATGCCGCCGGGTGCGAGGGCCGTCTGGTGGAGCCTGTGTGTGTACGTCTTGCTGACCGCGTCCGGTGACGTCGTGTACGACGTGTACCAGTACCACTGGGACATGGAGCCGTTCCCCAGCGCCGCGGACGGGCTGTACTTCGCGTCCTACCTGGCACTCATCACGGCACTGGTCATCCTGGTCCATCGACGGCAATCGGGGCACAACCGGGAGACGTGGATTGACACCGCCGTCATGACGCTCGCCGCGGCGTGCTTGGTGGCCACCGTGGTCGTCGTGCCGATGCTGAACGACAGCGGGGTATACGATCTGTCCACGGCCATGGCCGTCGCCTACCCCCTGCTCGACGTGGTCGCGCTTTCGGTGATGATCCGCCTGCTGATCGACGTGGAGCGCATGAATCTGGCGCTGAGCCTGGTGGCTGTCGCGATCGCCTTGACGCTGACAGCGGACCTGGTCTTCCAGAGCCTCGTCGCGCAGGGCGTGGTGGAGTCCGCCCCATCCTGGGTGGACGTCTTGTACTTGGCATCCAACCTGCTGATCGCCGCAGCTGCCACGGCCCGGGGAGCCGCTGGCATCGCCAGGCGCGCCCGGAGCACACATCGCACCAAGGCCCGTCTCATCGGTCTGGCGGTGGCTGCGTTGACGGCACCGTCACTGCTCGCCTACTCGGTGTGGAGCGAGGTCGGATCGGGGGCGCGCCTGCTGGCTGTGGCATCCATCGCCGTCATCCTGCTGATCCTGTGGGGGTCGTTGATTCTGATCTCGATGGTCGAGCAGCAATCCGCCCTGCTGTCGGACCTGGCGCGCAGGGATGGGCTCACCGGCCTGCCCAACCGGCGTACCTGGGACTTCGCCCTCGGTCGTGCTGCCGATCGCAGTGCGGAGCAAGGCATACCGCTGACCGTGGCAATGCTCGACCTCGACCACTTCAAGGCATACAACGACCGCCACGGGCACCCCGAGGGCGACAACTTGTTGATTGCCTGCGCCCCGGTATGGGCCGCATGCCTGGCACCACCTGCACTGCTCGCCCGCTATGGCGGTGAGGAGTTCGCGGCTCTCATGCCTGGATTTCAGCTGGACGACGCACGACCTGTGCTTGACCGCCTGCGCGCGGCGACTCCGGTCGGCCAGACCGTCTCCATCGGGTGTGCCGAACGTGCACCCGACGAGCCCATCGTCCAGACCCTCCAGCGCGCCGATCAGGCGCTGTACACGGCGAAGTCCAGCGGCCGCGACCGCGTTGTGGCACACCAGCCCGATCGGCTGGAGGTGGAGGCCTAG
- a CDS encoding GAP family protein — translation MATLIMEILPFAIGVFASPLPVIMAVVFLFTPRPRPTSVTYVVTWVLGVTAATVVFALLAGLIDDQEQTRGWAAWLRVALGAVLVLMAVKMWSGRGAQSTPRWLAAIMDAGPREAVRFGVLMSAANPKELLMALAAGLAVGTSDVGIAGSAGAIVVFVGVGAASVVAPLVVFLVGGDGTLERLSTAREWLQRNNAAVAAVVLALIGLFLLVGGLAKL, via the coding sequence GTGGCGACTTTGATCATGGAGATCCTGCCCTTCGCTATCGGGGTGTTCGCGTCGCCGTTGCCCGTCATCATGGCCGTCGTCTTCCTGTTCACGCCGCGTCCGCGCCCGACGTCGGTGACGTACGTCGTGACCTGGGTGCTGGGCGTCACGGCGGCGACGGTGGTCTTCGCGCTGCTCGCGGGGCTGATCGATGACCAGGAGCAGACCCGCGGGTGGGCGGCTTGGCTACGGGTCGCGCTGGGCGCGGTGCTGGTGCTGATGGCCGTGAAGATGTGGTCGGGTCGGGGTGCGCAGTCAACTCCCCGCTGGCTGGCGGCGATCATGGACGCCGGGCCGCGGGAGGCCGTCAGGTTCGGCGTGCTGATGTCGGCGGCCAACCCCAAGGAACTTCTGATGGCCCTTGCCGCCGGGCTGGCGGTGGGGACCAGCGATGTGGGGATCGCCGGCTCCGCAGGCGCCATCGTCGTGTTCGTCGGCGTGGGTGCTGCCAGTGTGGTGGCACCGCTGGTCGTGTTCCTCGTGGGTGGCGACGGCACTCTGGAGCGGCTGAGCACCGCACGTGAGTGGCTGCAGCGGAACAACGCCGCAGTGGCCGCGGTCGTGCTGGCGTTGATAGGGCTGTTCCTGCTCGTCGGCGGGCTGGCCAAGTTGTAG
- a CDS encoding NAD(P)-dependent alcohol dehydrogenase → MRAIVQDRYGPYREVLGVREVPRPAVGSGHVLVRVRATSVHADVWHAVNGIPYVLRLMGAGVRAPRQTVPGTDLAGEVVQVGAGVGRVAPGDRVFGEVTGNNQWSNAGTFAEYAAVDASLLAPIPDHLSFQEAAAVPTAALIALMNLRDQGRVSAGQRVLVNGAGGAVGVWAVQLAKVFGAEVTAVDAPKKLDLLRELGADHVIDYTEQDFTGMGVRYDMVFDIVSQASFRQVRRALEPDGTFVFIGHDHYGRSGHRVLGSLGRVLPLMAASPVVKQLPGIRSGHSRDENWATLVDLLAHHRIRPVVDERVFALERAVDALDYLATGAAKGRVILTV, encoded by the coding sequence GTGCGCGCCATCGTCCAAGACCGCTACGGCCCCTACCGCGAGGTGCTCGGCGTCCGGGAGGTCCCGCGACCGGCCGTCGGCAGCGGGCATGTGCTCGTGCGGGTGCGGGCCACCTCGGTGCACGCCGACGTGTGGCATGCAGTCAACGGGATCCCGTACGTCCTGCGGCTCATGGGGGCAGGAGTCCGGGCACCCAGGCAAACCGTGCCCGGCACGGACCTGGCCGGCGAGGTGGTCCAGGTAGGCGCCGGGGTGGGCCGGGTGGCGCCCGGCGACCGGGTCTTCGGCGAGGTCACTGGCAACAACCAGTGGAGCAACGCCGGGACGTTCGCCGAGTACGCGGCCGTCGACGCATCCCTGCTGGCGCCGATCCCGGACCACCTGTCATTCCAGGAGGCAGCGGCCGTTCCCACCGCCGCCCTCATCGCCCTGATGAACCTGCGCGACCAGGGCCGGGTCAGCGCCGGTCAGCGGGTCCTGGTCAACGGAGCAGGCGGCGCGGTCGGGGTGTGGGCTGTGCAACTCGCGAAGGTGTTCGGTGCGGAGGTCACCGCCGTCGATGCCCCCAAGAAACTCGACCTGCTGCGCGAACTCGGTGCCGATCACGTCATCGACTACACGGAGCAGGACTTCACCGGCATGGGCGTTCGCTACGACATGGTGTTCGACATCGTGTCGCAGGCTTCGTTCCGGCAGGTCCGGCGAGCGCTGGAGCCGGATGGCACCTTCGTGTTCATCGGTCACGACCATTACGGCCGCTCGGGTCACCGCGTGCTCGGCAGCCTGGGGCGGGTGCTGCCGCTCATGGCCGCTTCCCCGGTCGTGAAGCAACTTCCCGGCATCCGCAGCGGCCACTCCCGGGATGAGAACTGGGCAACCCTCGTCGACCTCCTGGCCCACCACAGGATCCGCCCGGTGGTCGACGAGCGGGTCTTCGCCTTGGAACGGGCCGTTGATGCCCTCGACTACCTGGCCACGGGGGCAGCGAAGGGCCGCGTGATCCTCACTGTGTGA